The DNA sequence AGTTCTGAAAAAAGCTTAGTTTACAGGTTACTGGGTTTCAAAATTGTAGTTAGGGTATGCAGACCTGTatattattgaggatttttggatGCATGCTCCTGAGTAAAATGGGactctaattttcctttcttatatcatcCTTGTCTGGTAATGGACTGCATCCCCTGATTTCTATTCTATGGAATTTGTGAAATTGGAATAATCTGTTCCTAGGAAAATAACCtgaaaaattatctttttcttcaGGGCCTGATATTTTCTTCATAGGAAGCTTTAACTACTACCTTACAATGAATCTAACAGTTAGAAAACACTTAAAggctttcttataattttctagaattttattcatTGTGTTTAAATCTTCAAATCTGCTGGCATGAAATTGTTGACTGTATTCCTTATTATCTTTTAAATCTGATCTATCTGTAGTTATGTCCCCCTTTCCATTTACAGTGTTtgtgccttctcttttttctaaTCAACCTTACCAGGTATGTCTAGTTTTCTAGTCTTTTATAATAATTAACTTGTAGTTTTGTTGATCTCATTTGGTCAAACATATCCTAATTTCTCTACAACTGAATGTCTATATCTGCCCCCTAGTTAGGCTATATGGTGTCAATCATTTACCTATTTACAATTATAAATCAAACAAAACTTTCCTTACTGTTCAAGGACCCGCTTAAACTAACTGCTTTTGGATTTTAAACTATAGCTCTTCTGTTTAGCAAACACCCTTAAAAGTACCCTGAAGATTAGGACAGATTTCTTATCATACCTTACATCTTACTTACAGTTTTATGCCTCTACACAACTGATTTCCTCTGCCTAAAATACTTTTCCATCTTCTTCAAAACCAATCACACTGCTAGAAACTGATGAATTACCTTTTTAATGAACTCTTGTGAAACTAACCTCACACTCTATGGTACTCTTTCCCATACTtccataatatttatatttgaacTATATTATCACAAAGTAgtgtacatatttattttttatttaacaaacttACCAAGTGTCAGTCAAGCACTAGTTTAAACAAACATTAGTTTATTTCTCATAGCACCCCTAAGaagtatgattattatttcttttctaaatgaggaaattgaaatacAGAGGTTCACAGTTATATAGCTAGTAAATGATAGACCCTAGATTCAAATTCCTCAAGTCCAAACCATATATTCTTAACTACTACATTATGCTTTTTTCAACTGCTGTCCTGCTGCCATAGTACTTTTCGAAACTGCATCCCAATCACAGGGTATTGCTTGCCTCCCAAACTAGTATTTAAATTCTCTAAGGGATGCAAACCTTACAACTTTTTATATGCttcaatagctttttttttttttttttttttttttaaagagagagggaggaagggaaggaaagacagagagaaggaaggaaggatggaaggaaggaagggaaacatctttaaacattttcttgttttattatattttgtttgtttgtttgttttttacatgggctggggccgggaatcgaaccggggtcctccggcatggcaggcaagcactcttgcccgctgagccaccgcggcccgccctcaataGCTTTTTTACAGGTTCTTGTGGATGCTCACTGAACTGAAACCTAAAACAACTTGAACTACACAAGTCGAGCTTACACTATGAAAAGAATTTTTAGGTAAACTAACCAGCATAAAAGTACTCCAACCATCCTGTAAggcttaaaggaaaaataacatggaaaaatgttatataaactACCCAAGAAAGATCCAAGGCATCTCACTGTACATACATAAATTCCAAGCCCTAAAACTTAACTCTAGCACAAAAACTATCTATGAAGTTGCACTGTaatctgtttatctttttaagaCCAGAAATCAAACATATGAGTAAATGTGATACCAGATTAAAACTActtacagattttaaaagcttCTAAGATATTTCTCCAATTTTCTTAGAGTTTGTGCATAAAACATGAATCTAATAATTAAAGCCATATACATAAAAGCACACGCAATTATGAAACCGCTCTAAAAATTAGTTAGCTATGAAACTACTAGGAGTTAACTTTAAACAGATTAAAAGTACAACTTAAGCAGATTAAAAGTACAACTCAAAACCAACTCACCCACTGAATGCAAGTGAGAAAAAGAATgataccaaataaataaatagagtacTAAGTAGAATGAAATATATGAACCATATGCAAGGTGTGGAGGTAGAGAATTTAGGTCTGTTATTAACTCCCATTTTTCTCTGTGGCTAGGaataatcataaaaattaaagacaaattatTATATTTCAGCGACTCTAAGATGCCAGAGATTGTAAAAGGTACAATAATTCTGCATaccacttaaaaagaaaaaggaaaaaaccctcTGTCACTTAAATTATGAAATGCCATAAAGATTTcagagatgtaaataaataaaaagttggaTTCAGAATCTGTGAAATACAATATGTGACTAGATAGGATAAATCAGATTCAAAGGGACTGAATGCAATTCAAGGAACATTAACATTCAATTAAAGGAACATTATCATTAACAAACTAATTGGAATCAGAGCTGtgctaaaattttagaatataaatatcaatttagCACATTCTTTCTCCTTCAAAGTACTAATCATCAAGAACTTAGCACTAAAAAAGCTGTAGTAATGATAAATATTGAGTCATTGAAATACTCATGCCTTTTGATTCTGGAGATTTCATTATTGTATATTTACTTACCCTAAAGAAATAAACTCAaaggaataaatgtttatgcaaatTGGTCACTGCAGTCAAAGCAATAGCAAATTTGAAAACCTGGAACCCTAACTGTacaatttttttacatttgctaAATGGAAAACTATGTAATAACTAAAAGTATAATACTGTacaatttttatacatttgctaAATGGAAAACTAtgtaataactaaaaatataatttgaaagacTCTTTagcaatagagaaaaatattaagtgaaaaaacgTATGAAAAATACACATACTATGATTACAAGTAAAATTAGGCAGAATTGGGGGTAAATTATTAAGGACTTTCTGGGACAAACAACGAAATTTGAAAATAAGCTGTGGAATAAATAACAGTATTGTTAAATCTGATTTTGATAATCTTTCTATGGTTATGTAagagaatgtttttgttcttagaaaatacaCAATGAAGTATTTAGTGGTAAAAGAGTCTGATGTCTCCAACTTATTCTCAAAGGGCTCAGAACAAAATGCCATCCAATACATACAGACATGTACACACAGCTTAAGCAAATGGGGTAAAATGTAAACAATTGATAAATCTGGATAAAAGGTATACACAGGAGTTCCTTTTATTATTCTTGCAACTATTTTCTAAGTCAAAATTATATCAGAATGTAAAGTTACCAAAACAATTAAGTAGGCTTGtcataaaaaatggaaacacacGCAAAAAGCAATTGAAAATGGAAAATCGGTGCATGCTTTTTTGTTAATAAGTGCTTCATTAATGTTACACACTTGCTAAGAGAAAAATACTAAAGACTTTTGGTGGTAAGAAGGCGTGTAGATAGGACTAGTGGTAACAAGGTGAGCGAGAAAGATGTCAGAGACATTTATTCTTAGTAGCATATGTTGTAAAATTAAGAGTACATGCTATAAATCGAAATGAGTTtgattttaaaacactttataaACACAGCCTTATATATCCTAGAATAGTTAAGGATAATATAAGGAAATACTACAGCTtagacttaaaaaacaaaatggagccTATTCAAAATAGGCAGTTATTATATATAGGATAACTATGTAAGATAAGCTTACTCAGAATAAACATTCTTAATTAGGTTTGATAAACAGTCAGCTGTACTAAATATACATTAATAATTTATAAGAGTATGGACTTTGATGAAATTATCAATATGTCAGAATAAAAACCTATCGGATGATATCTTAGTATCacaaaaatcattaaataaaagATTGTTACAATCAAGTGTCATATGGtattagatgcaaaatttctaaaatattaataaaaattccctgatactgtgtcaaactacagggacacccaaaccaaaaGGCCTTGCCCTTCaccttgaggtttactcttgtaaAGTTCATGTAAGTAACAGAGAAGCAAGCCTACCTagaggaatgcctaagagttacttctagagaacctcttttgttgctcagttatggcctcactctctctaagcccaatctgcaagtgaaatcattgccctccccactacatgggacacgacatccaggggtgaaagtcttcctagcaatgtgggagatgactcccaggatgaattcggccctggcaccatgggatcaacaattccatcctgaccaaaagggtgaaaataaataactaataaaatttcagtggcagagagaattcaaatagagttgagaggctactctggaggttgctcttacataagcttcagttagacactgctacctatcataacctgccaaacccctactaggaccattccagccaatcctaaagaacacctagagcaatatataagattccacaagggttccatgcactagtataactgtccagaaacctatagttgccagatggatccctggaccagataagtcctgaaacctggagggcccagcctctctagaacatgagatagttccatctccctaccccataatactGACAGAcgcttccaatatgaaaaagttagaatggccatagcccaaacaccctaacgagaggggtagaaagatcaaaggtaaaggtggaattatacagagaagataggatttaacaaataaatatgattgctaaatcattaaattgatatctcttttagtctccagtatcttagagtctgaaattgtggaactataacccatgtcaaactctgaaatacgttctacaactaattgtggtgatgtgctttgaaaatttactgcttttttgtatatatgctatttttcacaaaaaagaaagaaaaaagttaattgtagTGATAATAAAAcacttaagccttctagcctcctaaattctggagcagctagaaggaaaaatctggcaGGATCgtatggttgcccatgacaaacttggatctgtgctgtaactaactgttgaagagtgctttgaaaactactgattttttatttctttgctttgtacatatattatataattaaaaagtttttaaagaataaaaattaaaactaagtaCAACTTTAATAGCACACATATTTAGGTTTCTAATGCTCAATACCATCAGATGAATAATCTatctaaaatgtaaaacaaaaatgtgCTATTTGAtcagaattccttttttttttttttggtatgctatatggtggggtcacctttcattatttttccatgtgagtatcctgttattgcagcaccatttgttgaatttttgtttgtttgttttggcttgtttgtttgttttttgggaagtgcatggaccagaaatcgaATCTGagtttcccacatggcaagcaggaattctaccactgaacttcccttaCACCCCCTTGTTCAGAATTCTATGATTCAAATTTCAGATACCTTTTCTACATGTGTTCAGGCatggaggaagaaagaagctgcCTGGAAAAGATAAGAACTTTACAAGAGCTACAGATTGTTACTGGTTTACTGTTAACGTTAAAATCCTTCAGTGAGATTAGGTGCATCAAATATTGCAAAACCAGTagatcagaaggaaaaaaacaaatgatgcatatacagacagaaaaatacaaaactatttcATATCTGGTTTTCTATAAATTTAGAATATATCCACCTAGAACTTTTATGCTGAAGAATATGAAATCAAACTTCTACACCAAAAAAGATAAGGTACAAGTAAACAAAATGCAATTAAATAGTAACAAAAGAGAgttgttaattatatttactgAATTTGACATAAGACAGCCTACCTTCTCACCTACATCAAATCCATCACTTagaaaaaaaactacatattaaaatgccagaaacaaaacaactttaCAAATATCATTGACCATAAATTAGACTTacctttttatcttcttttacttTGTgggttttcttcttcattttcttatcatCTAACTCCTGGTCTGAAGTGATTGCAGGATTATCAATACCACCTTTCCAAGTTTCAACTGGAGAAAGAAGGGGATCTTCTTCACTTCCACGATGtctaccttttctttttgttttagaagTGGTAAAAGCCTCATCATCACTCGCATCTGAATGCGTTCTTCTATAATATGACTTGGCTTTACTAAACAAGGTTTTAGATTTGTACTTGTATTTTGAAGGTCTCCGTTCCCCATGACCTTTTGAGGTTCTATCTGAAAAtccattttcttcatctccttgggtgttatttacaaatgaatttcgAATTTTAGTAATACGATTCTGACTATCATCTGGGACAACATAAATCTCATCAGAGTAGCCCTTCTGCTTGAAAATTGTGTCAATTGGTTCCGCATAGTTATCAGAAGGATCCATATCTTCTGGATGTGCCAAAGGCACCCGAGATGTCTGTTTCCTTGGATTTTTACCAATACCAGCTTCGATTGTTTTTAAAAGGTTTGGATCTAATTTCTTCACATTTGTTTTAGGTACAACGGGTTTAGGTTTAATAGGTGGAGGCACTTTATGGTTGCGTTCATGGTCATGACAGTTTGGGGTGCTATGAATAGGATATTCATTTCCTTCCAAATCTAATCTATATCTGGAACGGTCACTAGGTGTTGGAAGTAACTGTACATCATCCCCAATTGGACTATAAGGAGGTGGTGCTTCTGTGTCATCATCTGAATCAGGGTAGTTGTTATAGGGAAAACAGTCTCTGGGAGATGGTAGAAAAACATCTTCGCTCTGATGTGTTGATTCCCTTGTATTATCtgataaatatgaattttctatcatattctttttctctaaaaCATCACTGAAAAACAGAGTAAAGACTTCAGTTTGCCGATGATACTGAGATAAAGAATACAATGCTGTAAATTTAGCAGTGATTTCAGTTGCTATGTGTTCTCCTTCAGTCATTAACTCCTTGATGGCCTCATTTTGAAAAAAGTCTGCTTGGCTGTCAGTAACTGCTACCAGCTGTACAGGAATTGTGTCCTGAACTTCAGATAGAAATGCTCGAAGCATTCCCATTGATGCTTTCCGTTTGGCAGAGTAAACTAATATATACCCATGAACCAGTTCATCTTTCCTCACTCCAATGGAGGAatgatatgataatattgtgatcTGTATTCGCCTCCTCTTTTCACCAATGATTTTATCAAGCATTAAAGAATTGTTCTGTCCAGCTTGAGCAGCACTGCAAGAATGAGAATCAAGGAAGGGTGAAAGAATAAGATCCACACTAAATGGATCACCACACATGGCACACATTACAATTCTCAAGTCAGCTTCTGACACATCCTTATTGGGGGGAATTGGGCTCACCACATCTAAATTGTGTTTAACTGATTCCAATACTCCTCTTAGAGCTTGCTTTATTTGGGTTTCATTAAATTTACGAGGATAAGTACCAGCGGGTACATCTACAAAAGGACACTGTAACTTGTTTGCCAATTGCTGCCCTTGGTGCCTGAGAATTGGTAGATTCTTACTAATAGAATCTCTCTGATTAGCCAGAATTAATGTAAATGGAAGATTAGccatatatttatcttttctgaTCTGAGAAgcttcagttcttatttttccaatAAATTCCCCAATAAAATTCAGTGACTCAATGGAGTTAAAAACACAGAAGCACCCATGTGGTTTAAAGGTGGCAGTCCATAACTGACTCAAAAAGTAAGGCGATTTGGCATCCACTGGCCGAAGATCAAGCTCATAAATTTTTCCATCTAAGGCATACTCATCATCAGTGGACTGTGTCCTTATCTCATTTGCTAATTCTTGGGCAAGGCCATCTTTTCCTAAAATGAAAAGGTTAACTTTATCTATATTAGTACTATCATGATACAACCGTAAACGGCCATGATCCAACTGCAAAAGACTACTGGCAAGCAACTGCTCCACTTTAATGTCTGTGCAATTTTGGCCACTAAGACATGTTTCTTTAGTAGGGTGATAAACAAATCCTATATGCTTAAGTAGAAGAGACTCCCTATCAGGTGCAAGTTTCTGTAAAGCTTTATATCTAGGCTCTTCACTCAGAACTGTATGAATTTCACTCATTTTATCTGAACTAGGTGTTGCATTAAGATCTAAATCATAAAAAAGTTCAGAATGCTCAAAAAGCATTTCCTGAAACTCTTCTTTGGCTTTTTCAACTATTTCTCGCTGATGCCTACTGTACACCTCTTTGCTGTCAGCCTCAGTGATATACTTGAAGGCTTCATCCTCCATAACAAAGCACATAACTTCCTCCCATGGCTGCCCAGGTGAAATGAACTGAATTTTTTCCAAAGTCTTtttgaatttttccttcatttctaccCTCCTCTTCTCTGATATTAAATGTTGTACATGGTTCTGATAGACTTTCTCAGCTTCTAAAGTGCTTAGGAGGTCAAACGGAATCCGTCTATCATTAACTTTGTCTATATGGTCAGTTTCATCCCAAGGTGTTTTCTCTAGCACCACAAAATACACCTGGAAATCTGTTCTCTTTTCCATTAACTTCAAAGCCTCTGACCAATTCAAAAGTTCAATCTCTTCTAGATTTGGCAAAAGAGTATTAAAAGCTCTTGGTaaagtatttatatattcttctcgCCTTTTTCTTATATGTTCCTGTTTAAGTTGTTCTATATGTTTTGAGAATGTATTTCTGGCCTTTCTTGTTCCCTCTAAGTTGATGTATTCTTCATAATCaggatgattttttaatttattactaACAGTTTTCCAAGTTGCATGGTAATCTCTTACAGTCTGCACAAGTTTTTCAAACTTATCTGTTGCTGTCACAACAAATTGTCTCTGTGTTTTATAAGCATCCAGATAGGGAATGATTTTAGGTTTGCCACGAGTTTTATCCAACATTTGTACCAGTGCAGTGAAACATGTCTCAATGTTGACATTAAATCGGGCTGATGTTTCCACTACAAGAAGGTTCTTTTTGTTTGAAGCAAATGCTTGAACTTCTCTAAGATAATGATCCACACATTCGTCACATTTAGTGGCTGCTATTATTACAGGTTTTTTTGATTTTGATAGTTGGACAAAAAGATTATTCACAAATTTAAGTTGATCATCAAACTTCCTATTGCATCCTTGACTTACATCAATACACAATAAAAATCCATCTACATTGAGCTTCCCTTCAGGCATTTGCTTCTGTTCAAAGTCTTGCTCCAAGCCTAGCTGATCAGTGCAAATGTACATTAGTTTTTCTGCTGACTGTAACTTAGAAGCAGCTGCACGTTTTATATATGGTTGCAAATTCGTACTCCGATGAGGCAAGAAAGTCTGGTCATCAATGAACTCTGTCTGCTCAATGACATGAATTTTGCATTCTATTCCATCTTCACCATTTTGTATGATGTCACCCCAGTATAAAAAGTGATCATTGTTTACTACTCGCCCTCCAAAGTCTATTGTGCTAAGCACAGAAGTATGCTCTGGATAATATTCATCTGCTTTTGAGCGTACAAATCTATTGCACAAACAAGATTTTCCAACTCCACAGTTACCTTTATCTTTTTCAGTCCCAGAGAGTCCAACTACACTGATAGTATAGGATGGGGGACGAGGCTCTTTGTTTTTTGCCATCATAAATCTCTTTTCACGTCTCTACATTCATAAAGGTAACCAGATATACTTCTCATTCTGAAAATGAGATTATCTCAAAATAGATCCCAAGTTTCAGAACTATACTTTGTTCCTTGTATTTCCCTCATATTCATTCAGAAAGGTCTTCAAGATCATATGGATCATCTTcctagaaagaggaaaaaaaggacaaatcttaatcataaaatatatacactgAGTTATACATATTAATATTAAAGATGTTCTCATCAAAGAATATGTTAATAGCTCTCAAAATTTTTGTTAAATGCATTTTAAGAAACCACCATATGAACAGCCTCTGATTTACTGTTACAAACGCAAGATGAACTCAAAATTTAAGGTAAATCTAACAAAactgtaaaaattaaatataaaatttaacataataTCTCACAAAACTCTAAAATAAACTATTTACAAAATGTGTGCTTTGCTTCTAATTATTGCTTCCTATAAATTTGAGGAAACAACTAGTCCttttctctcccttattttttctGCATTCTGTAAATGGAGGCTATGTTTGGTGATAACTAAAATGTGCTGGATGCCTTAGCAACTCCCTCAAAACTTCTAAAATATACAACAACCTGCTTTGAATTACATTGTTCCTCAAAACTTGTTTCCTAAAATGGAATATCATACGAATTTAACaagaatttaaagttaaaaaaaaattaaagacattttaaCACATTCCTGTGAAATCCAAATTCTTTGTCTCCAAACAAATAAGAATATTCAAAAACttagaaagtagaaataaatgggCAGTTAATATAATAACAGTATTTGTTGAGAGTATCAATTTATAATGAAGGTAATGTTTATTGCAAAAATGCCAGACTttacaaaatataagaaatgaaatttaaaaaaatatccaaacctctatttttaattagattcaacaaacataaaattaccatctTTCTTCTTAAATGCTCTCAATTTCTTGATTTATCTCCCATAAATCAAGGAGATAATAATGTTCAGAGACATTTTGAGTAGCGCCAAGCTAAATTAATTAAGATTATATCTCTGAGACAAATCTTTTAGAattgtatgtattttaattttggcTATTTACATGTAGGCAATgaatcaatcttttaaaaattattcggagattcttcattcttttgacaCTGAATTAAAAGCAACATACCATTTCTACCACCTCAAATTTTcataagatagagaaaaaaatcccaAGTCATGTACATCAACATATGTGAAAATTATCTtcaatccaaataaaaataaagaatgttagggaaaaaaaggtaagaaaaataagaaatcccTCCAAAATACCTCACCTCTCCACTGACTTGTGCAGCAAATAATCATCTATTTAGATTATATGGTGCATCTGCTATACTAAAAAGCAAGTGGTGTGAAGAAACTGCTTTGTACACTGAAGTTTTGACTAGTATTTCTCTTAAAAttaaggtaattttaaaaattaaattttagatttatttcGTATTCCAGAAGTGTTGTTAACTTTATCAAGCAGCCAAATTCAAACAAATTGTGATAAAGAAATGTGCATTAGGTTCAAatgtgataaagaaaatattactggggcgggccgcggtggctcagcgggcaagagtgcttgcctgccatgccggaggaccccggttcgattcccggccccagcccatgtaaaaaacaaacaaacaaacaaaatataataaaacaagaaaatgtttaaagatgtttccctttcttcctcccttccttccttccatccttctttccttcccttcctccctaaaaaaaaaaaaaaaaaaaaaaatattactatgTTCATGTAGCAACACAGGTAGTAGAAATCATGCACAGATAGAACTCATCTCACATTTGACCTCTTCCatttactagttttttttttttttttttttttttttgagtgggcaggcaccaggatcgaagccgggtctctgacatggcaggagagaattctaccattgagccaccactgcactgccccaTATTTACTAGTTTTTGACAAAAGTAAAAGCCCTTAACCTCTTGAGACATAGTTCCcgcatctataaaatgaggctaCATGGCTATACAAACTAAAgaatgaaatcattttaaaaatgtgaaatgccTAACAAAAGGTAGTTCCATTTTTTAACTTGATTCATGGGAAGGTACTgaacatttatgaaaaatgaTGTGATCAGACTTGTGAATTACAAATATTATCCGGCAGCAGTATATACAGTAACTAGAAGTAAAGAAAATTGGGGGCAGTTCCATCCAATCCTCTTAAGTCtttttattaagtaaaatttaaaaaaatcataatctgattttatttctttttctgttgtcttgctatttctttttctaaatcgatgcaaatgtactaagaaatgatgatcatacatctatgtgatgatgttaagaattactgattgcatatgtagaatggaatgatttctaaatgttgtgttagttaatttttttttaattaataaaaaaaaaaagaaaaatcataaccTGGTCAAATTGGACATTTGTATCTAgcaatatcttcaaaggtcctatttacaaatgagttcacaacAGGACCACAGGTTGGAACCTGAATATGCCTTTGGTAAgagacataattcaatccccaacacacCAAGGTAGCTATTCCACGCTGAGAACAAAAG is a window from the Tamandua tetradactyla isolate mTamTet1 chromosome 14, mTamTet1.pri, whole genome shotgun sequence genome containing:
- the ARHGAP5 gene encoding rho GTPase-activating protein 5 isoform X5 translates to MMAKNKEPRPPSYTISVVGLSGTEKDKGNCGVGKSCLCNRFVRSKADEYYPEHTSVLSTIDFGGRVVNNDHFLYWGDIIQNGEDGIECKIHVIEQTEFIDDQTFLPHRSTNLQPYIKRAAASKLQSAEKLMYICTDQLGLEQDFEQKQMPEGKLNVDGFLLCIDVSQGCNRKFDDQLKFVNNLFVQLSKSKKPVIIAATKCDECVDHYLREVQAFASNKKNLLVVETSARFNVNIETCFTALVQMLDKTRGKPKIIPYLDAYKTQRQFVVTATDKFEKLVQTVRDYHATWKTVSNKLKNHPDYEEYINLEGTRKARNTFSKHIEQLKQEHIRKRREEYINTLPRAFNTLLPNLEEIELLNWSEALKLMEKRTDFQVYFVVLEKTPWDETDHIDKVNDRRIPFDLLSTLEAEKVYQNHVQHLISEKRRVEMKEKFKKTLEKIQFISPGQPWEEVMCFVMEDEAFKYITEADSKEVYSRHQREIVEKAKEEFQEMLFEHSELFYDLDLNATPSSDKMSEIHTVLSEEPRYKALQKLAPDRESLLLKHIGFVYHPTKETCLSGQNCTDIKVEQLLASSLLQLDHGRLRLYHDSTNIDKVNLFILGKDGLAQELANEIRTQSTDDEYALDGKIYELDLRPVDAKSPYFLSQLWTATFKPHGCFCVFNSIESLNFIGEFIGKIRTEASQIRKDKYMANLPFTLILANQRDSISKNLPILRHQGQQLANKLQCPFVDVPAGTYPRKFNETQIKQALRGVLESVKHNLDVVSPIPPNKDVSEADLRIVMCAMCGDPFSVDLILSPFLDSHSCSAAQAGQNNSLMLDKIIGEKRRRIQITILSYHSSIGVRKDELVHGYILVYSAKRKASMGMLRAFLSEVQDTIPVQLVAVTDSQADFFQNEAIKELMTEGEHIATEITAKFTALYSLSQYHRQTEVFTLFFSDVLEKKNMIENSYLSDNTRESTHQSEDVFLPSPRDCFPYNNYPDSDDDTEAPPPYSPIGDDVQLLPTPSDRSRYRLDLEGNEYPIHSTPNCHDHERNHKVPPPIKPKPVVPKTNVKKLDPNLLKTIEAGIGKNPRKQTSRVPLAHPEDMDPSDNYAEPIDTIFKQKGYSDEIYVVPDDSQNRITKIRNSFVNNTQGDEENGFSDRTSKGHGERRPSKYKYKSKTLFSKAKSYYRRTHSDASDDEAFTTSKTKRKGRHRGSEEDPLLSPVETWKGGIDNPAITSDQELDDKKMKKKTHKVKEDKKDYVLKDSTVLVEIKLIKTTFKSSLIKIIISI
- the ARHGAP5 gene encoding rho GTPase-activating protein 5 isoform X6 yields the protein MMAKNKEPRPPSYTISVVGLSGTEKDKGNCGVGKSCLCNRFVRSKADEYYPEHTSVLSTIDFGGRVVNNDHFLYWGDIIQNGEDGIECKIHVIEQTEFIDDQTFLPHRSTNLQPYIKRAAASKLQSAEKLMYICTDQLGLEQDFEQKQMPEGKLNVDGFLLCIDVSQGCNRKFDDQLKFVNNLFVQLSKSKKPVIIAATKCDECVDHYLREVQAFASNKKNLLVVETSARFNVNIETCFTALVQMLDKTRGKPKIIPYLDAYKTQRQFVVTATDKFEKLVQTVRDYHATWKTVSNKLKNHPDYEEYINLEGTRKARNTFSKHIEQLKQEHIRKRREEYINTLPRAFNTLLPNLEEIELLNWSEALKLMEKRTDFQVYFVVLEKTPWDETDHIDKVNDRRIPFDLLSTLEAEKVYQNHVQHLISEKRRVEMKEKFKKTLEKIQFISPGQPWEEVMCFVMEDEAFKYITEADSKEVYSRHQREIVEKAKEEFQEMLFEHSELFYDLDLNATPSSDKMSEIHTVLSEEPRYKALQKLAPDRESLLLKHIGFVYHPTKETCLSGQNCTDIKVEQLLASSLLQLDHGRLRLYHDSTNIDKVNLFILGKDGLAQELANEIRTQSTDDEYALDGKIYELDLRPVDAKSPYFLSQLWTATFKPHGCFCVFNSIESLNFIGEFIGKIRTEASQIRKDKYMANLPFTLILANQRDSISKNLPILRHQGQQLANKLQCPFVDVPAGTYPRKFNETQIKQALRGVLESVKHNLDVVSPIPPNKDVSEADLRIVMCAMCGDPFSVDLILSPFLDSHSCSAAQAGQNNSLMLDKIIGEKRRRIQITILSYHSSIGVRKDELVHGYILVYSAKRKASMGMLRAFLSEVQDTIPVQLVAVTDSQADFFQNEAIKELMTEGEHIATEITAKFTALYSLSQYHRQTEVFTLFFSDVLEKKNMIENSYLSDNTRESTHQSEDVFLPSPRDCFPYNNYPDSDDDTEAPPPYSPIGDDVQLLPTPSDRSRYRLDLEGNEYPIHSTPNCHDHERNHKVPPPIKPKPVVPKTNVKKLDPNLLKTIEAGIGKNPRKQTSRVPLAHPEDMDPSDNYAEPIDTIFKQKGYSDEIYVVPDDSQNRITKIRNSFVNNTQGDEENGFSDRTSKGHGERRPSKYKYKSKTLFSKAKSYYRRTHSDASDDEAFTTSKTKRKGRHRGSEEDPLLSPVETWKGGIDNPAITSDQELDDKKMKKKTHKVKEDKKAVVGYIHQQSRQKFLRSGA